One Penicillium oxalicum strain HP7-1 chromosome III, whole genome shotgun sequence genomic region harbors:
- a CDS encoding Peptidyl-prolyl cis-trans isomerase H, translating to MASVKPSEPTNPVVFFDLALGGEPLGRIKMELFAHITPKTAENFRQFCTGESKNQKGQPQGYKGSKFHRVIKDFMIQGGDFVNGDGTGSCTIYGTTKFADENFSLSHDRPGLLSMANSGPNTNGCQFFITTVATPFLNNKHVVFGQVIDGMDVVKMVEQTRTYRDKPNQDVTIVQCGEM from the exons ATGGCTTCTGTCAAACCTAGCGAGCCAACCAACCCTGTGGTCTTTTTTGACCTGGCCCTCGGCG GCGAGCCCCTTGGCCGTATCAAAATGGAGTTGTTCGCGCATATTACTCCCAAGACTGCTGAAAATTTCCGTCAATTTTGCACCGGAGAGAGCAAAAACCAGAAGGGCCAGCCCCAGGGCTACAAGGGAAGCAAGTTTCACCGAGTG ATTAAAGATTTCATGATTCAGGGGGGTGACTTTGTCAATGGTGACGGCACTGGCAGCTGCACTATCTATGGCACCACGAAGTTTGCTGACGAGAATTTCTCACTGTCGCACGACCGTCCGGGGCTGTTGAGTATGGCG AACTCTGGCCCCAACACCAATGGCTGTCAATTCTTCATTACAACTGTGGCGACCCCATTCTTGAATAACAAACATGTTGTCTTTGGCCAGGTCATTGACGGGATGGATGTTGTGAAAATGGTAGAGCAGACTCGGACTTACCGAGACAAACCGAACCAGGATGTCACTATTGTACAGTGCGGAGAGATGTGA